ATGACTGCGTCGCCCACAGCCACGCCCGCGCCCTCCACGATCTTGGCGTTGTCCACCAGCCCCACGCAGAATCCGGACATGTCGTACTCGTCCGGGGCGTACAGGTCGGGCATTTCGGCCGTCTCACCGCCCAGCAGGGCGCAGCCCGTCTGCCGGCAGCCTTCGACCACGCCTGAAAGGATGACCTTGAGCCGCTCAACGTCAACCTTGCCGATGGCCAGATAATCCAGGAAAAACAAAGGGCGCGCGCCCTGGACAAGAATGTCGTTGACACTCATGGCCACCAGATCGATACCAATGGTGTCGTAGCGGCCGAAGGCGACCGTCAGCAGGAGCTTGGTGCCCACGCCATCGGTGGAGGCCACCAGGACCGGCTCCTCCATGGAGGACAAGTCGGGCTTGAACAGCCCGCCGAAGCCGCCGATCTCGGTGACGACACCTTTGGTGAATGTGGAGCCTACCATGGCCTTGATGCCGCGCACGAAATCGTTGGCGGCGTCTATATCGACCCCGGCGGCCTTGTATGCTGAGGAGCGGTCGTTCATGCTGGTCTCCAAGTTCGCGTGTGAGTGTATGGAACACTATTCGAATGCATGCCT
This genomic window from Desulfocurvibacter africanus subsp. africanus DSM 2603 contains:
- the purM gene encoding phosphoribosylformylglycinamidine cyclo-ligase, which encodes MNDRSSAYKAAGVDIDAANDFVRGIKAMVGSTFTKGVVTEIGGFGGLFKPDLSSMEEPVLVASTDGVGTKLLLTVAFGRYDTIGIDLVAMSVNDILVQGARPLFFLDYLAIGKVDVERLKVILSGVVEGCRQTGCALLGGETAEMPDLYAPDEYDMSGFCVGLVDNAKIVEGAGVAVGDAVIGLAASGIHSNGYSLVRKLFEKSGLKADDQFPGSDKSVAEVLLAPTAIYVQPVLSLMRTVQVKAMAHITGGGFYDNIPRVLPQSVACDIEFGSWPMLPVFDWLKATGELTWPEMLQIFNCSIGFVLVVDQKSKSDVIDRLAGHGVKAYEIGTIRQRKGDEEQVQVRFPASAS